Proteins encoded within one genomic window of Fragaria vesca subsp. vesca linkage group LG1, FraVesHawaii_1.0, whole genome shotgun sequence:
- the LOC101298639 gene encoding nuclear pore complex protein Nup205-like, whose protein sequence is MTPKQLLSVVESALLGPLPPSPYQRVELMHAIRSSLPSLQSLLSYPPPKSSDRAQVQSKEVRLPNAPPILLDDQDVQIALKLSDDLHLNEIDCVRLIVSANQEWGLMGREPLEILRLATGLWYTERRDLLTALYTLLRAVVLDQGLEADVVSDIQKYLENLIKNGLRQRLISLIKELNREEPAGLGGPHSEHYVLDSRGALVVRQAVVSRERLILGHCLVLSILVVRTSPKDVKDMFLIYKDSTSELSGNSDTIKRQITFSLLFSLVIAFVSDALSAAPDKASVLSQDASFRHEFHEIVMAAGNDPTVEGFVGTIRLAWAVHLMLIQDALTGRDAISSASTSDLGYLQSCLEVVFSKNVFQFILDEILKSAAYENDDEDISYMYNAYLHKLITCFLSHPLARDKVKESKERAMSMLSPYRLVGSHDFSPDSNQTSQSSESSPLPFISLLEFKEPELLSGNDVLWTFVNFAGEDHTNFQTLVAFLNMLSTLASSQEGAAKVFELLQGKVFRSVGWSTLFDSLSIYDEKFKQSLQTAGAMLPELPEGDAKALVSYLKVLQKVVENGNPLERNNWFPDIEPLFKLLGYENVPPYLKGALRNAITTFVYVSPVLKDTVWSYLEQYDLPVVVGSHVGKSAQPMAAQVYDMQFELNEIEARREQYPSTISFLNLLNALISEERDLSDRGRRAYADPCEKWELVVACLQHFHMMLSRYDISEEDIDGVIDQSQLSTVTQSSLQMQLPILELLKDFMSGKSVFRNIMGILLPGVNTIITERANQVYGKLLEKAVQLSLEIIILVLEKDLLLSDFWRPLYQPLDVILSQDHNQIVALLEYVRYDFQPQIQQCSVKIMSTLRSSRMVGLVQLLLKSNAASCLIEDYAACLELRSEDSQVIDNTSDDPGVLIMQLLIDNISRPAPNITHLLLKFDLDSPIEHSVLQPKFHYSCLKVILEILEKLSKPDVNMLLHEFGFQLLYKLCVDPLTCDPTMDLLSSKKYQFLLQHLDTIVVAPLPKRKNNQALRVSSLHQRAWLLKLLAIELHVGDVNKSTHLETSRSILAHLFGQETFENGFDHPISHLSSPQDGVEHAGAQTVGKSKVLELLEVVQFRSPDTNTKLSEIVSNTKYDLLAEDVVCNPTTSGKSGVHYYSERGDRLIDLASFRDKLWQKFNAVYPHLSNIGSEAELYDAKETIQQLLRWGWKNNKNVEEQAAQLHMLTAWSQLVEISASRRISSLGHQSELLYQILVAALTASASPDCSLKMAFLLCQVALTCMAKLRDERFLFPGGFSSDNQACLDIIMAKQLPNAACNSILFRLISAILRQESSEALRRRQYALLLSYFQYCQHMLDPDIPSIVLQFLLLDEQEGEDLDLQKINQEQAELARANFSILRKEAQSVLDLVIKDATHGSELGKTISLYVLDAMICVDHDRFFLGQLQSRGFLRSCLTNISSLSYQDGVHSRDSMQRAQTLEAELALLLRISHNYGKSGAQVIFSMGALEHIASCKAVNFFGSLRWVDTRNQRDVSVDINKQRMIVTPILRLVFSLLSLVDTSEFYEVKNKVVREVIDFVKGHRSLFDHVLREDVSQADELVMEQINLVVGILSKVWPYEESDESGFVQGLFCLMHALFSGDCETLSSAQSVRSVETELNSFRICFSLSSYLYFLVTKKSFRLQVSDMPPDYNAAVSLQQPTLSLLGSFLTSLTNALERAAEEKSLLLNRIRDINEVSRQEVDEIINMYARQVYVSSSDNIQKRRYIAMVEMCHVVGNRDQLITILLPLVEHVLNVFLSHFQDSSLASDPPCSFKTITYGATSGPAQDISLLCGNIISTLERLELLSEDKIGHNLKVFRRLVASLKEMTIQKLSS, encoded by the exons ATGACGCCGAAGCAGCTCCTCTCGGTAGTCGAATCGGCTCTACTCGGCCCGCTGCCTCCAAGCCCGTATCAGAGAGTGGAGCTCATGCACGCTATTCGAAGCTCTCTCCCGTCGCTCCAGTCACTCCTCTCATATCCG CCTCCGAAGTCGTCGGACCGAGCTCAAGTTCAGTCCAAAGAAGTTAGGCTTCCGAATGCGCCGCCGATTTTGCTTGATGACCAGGACGTCCAGATT GCTTTGAAGTTAAGTGATGACCTCCATCTCAATGAGATTGATTGTGTACGTTTGATCGTCTCTGCAAATCAAGAG TGGGGCTTAATGGGAAGAGAGCCACTAGAAATTTTGCGCCTTGCAACAGGGCTCTGGTACACTGAGAGAAGAGATCTATTAACCGCTCTCTATACACTTTTAAGG GCTGTTGTGCTTGATCAAGGACTAGAAGCTGACGTTGTATCTGACATTCAAAAGTATTTGGAAAATCTTATCAAGAATGGGCTTCGACAGAGGTTGATCTCTCTTATAAAG GAACTTAATCGAGAAGAACCAGCTGGCCTTGGTGGGCCTCATTCTGAACATTATGTTCTCGACTCTAGAGGTGCTCTTGTTGTAAGACAAGCTGTTGTTTCCCGGGAAAGGCTCATACTTGGACATTGCCTCGTTCTTTCTATTCTGGTTGTGCGGACAA GTCCAAAGGATGTAAAGGACATGTTCCTCATTTATAAAGATAGTACTTCTGAACTTAGTGGGAATAGTGACACAATAAAACGCCAG ATTACATTCAGTCTTCTTTTTTCTCTCGTGATTGCTTTTGTATCAGACGCTCTGAGTGCAGCACCTGATAAAGCATCTGTCCTGTCCCAGGATGCCTCTTTCAGACATGAATTTCATGAAATT GTAATGGCAGCCGGAAATGATCCAACTGTTGAGGGCTTTGTTGGTACCATAAGGCTTGCTTGGGCTGTACACTTGATGCTAATACAAGACGCTCTTACCGGAAGGGATGCTATTTCAAGTGCTTCAACGAGTGATTTGGGTTATCTACAGTCGTGCTTGGAAGTGGTTTTTTCAAAGAACGTTTTCCAGTTTATATTAGATGAAATTCTTAAAAGTGCAGCATATGAG AATGATGATGAGGATATAAGCTATATGTACAACGCCTATCTTCACAAGTTGATCACCTGCTTCTTATCTCATCCACTTGCCAGAGACAAG GTCAAAGAATCAAAGGAGAGGGCTATGAGCATGCTTAGTCCATATCGCCTGGTTGGATCACATGATTTTTCGCCTGATAGTAACCAAACTTCACAATCCTCTGAAAGTAGTCCTCTGCCATTCATCTCTCTTTTGGAGTTT AAGGAACCAGAGCTGTTATCTGGCAATGATGTCTTGTGGACATTTGTGAACTTTGCTGGAGAGGACCATACAAATTTTCAAACCCTTGTGGCTTTCTTGAATATGCTGAGTACCTTG GCTTCTAGTCAAGAGGGTGCTGCAAAGGTTTTTGAGTTACTTCAGGGCAAAGTGTTTCGTTCTGTTGGGTGGAGCACTTTGTTTGATAGCTTATCAATTTATGACGAGAAGTTTAAACAGTCCCTTCAAACTGCTGGTGCCATGCTACCAGAACTCCCAGAGGGTGATGCAAAAGCACTTGTCTCTTATTTGAAAGTGCTTCAAAAG GTTGTGGAAAATGGAAATCCCCTTGAACGAAATAATTGGTTTCCTGATATTGAGCCTTTATTTAAGCTTCTTGGTTATGAGAATGTGCCTCCTTATCTAAAG GGTGCCTTGCGTAATGCAATAACAACTTTTGTATATGTGTCTCCTGTCCTAAAAGATACAGTCTGGAGTTATCTTGAGCAGTATGATCTCCCTGTGGTTGTTGGATCTCATGTTGGGAAGAGTGCACAGCCCATGGCTGCACAG GTATATGACATGCAATTTGAGCTCAATGAAATAGAAGCAAGGAGAGAGCAATACCCTTCAACAATATCCTTCCTTAACCTGTTAAATGCTCTTATATCTGAAGAAAGAGACTTGAGTGATAGAGGGCGCAG AGCCTACGCCGATCCTTGTGAGAAATGGGAATTGGTAGTTGCATGTCTTCAGCACTTTCATAT GATGTTGAGTCGGTATGACATCAGTGAAGAGGATATTGATGGTGTCATTGACCAATCTCAGCTTTCAACAGTAACACAATCTTCACTCCAGATGCAGCTACCCATTCTAGAATTGCTAAAA GACTTCATGAGTGGAAAATCTGTTTTCCGGAACATCATGGGTATCCTTTTGCCTGGTGTCAATACCATCATAACTGAACGGGCAAATCAAGTGTACGGGAAACTCTTAGAGAAGGCTGTGCAACTCTCACTGGAGATAATAATCCTTGTCTTGGAGAAGGATTTGCTTCTTTCTGATTTCTGGCGTCCTCTTTACCAG CCTCTGGATGTTATACTCTCTCAAGATCATAATCAAATTGTAGCTTTATTGGAATATGTCAGATATGATTTTCAACCACAGATTCAGCAGTGCTCGGTCAAAATCATGAGTACATTAAGG AGTTCTCGGATGGTTGGGCTGGTACAATTACTGCTAAAGTCAAATGCTGCAAGCTGTTTGATTGAGGATTATGCAGCCTGCCTAGAATTACGATCAGAGGATTCTCAGGTCATAGATAACACTAGTGATGATCCAGGTGTACTGATTATGCAG CTTCTAATTGACAATATCAGTCGGCCAGCCCCCAATATCACCCATTTGCTACTCAAATTTGATCTTGACAGTCCTATTGAGCATTCTGTGCTACAACCAAAATTTCATTACAG TTGCTTGAAGGTTATCCTTGAGATCTTGGAGAAGCTTTCAAAGCCTGATGTGAATATGCTGCTTCATGAATTTGGTTTTCAG CTCCTTTATAAATTGTGCGTGGATCCACTAACATGTGATCCTACCATGGATCTGTTGAGTAGTAAGAAGTATCAATTTTT ATTGCAGCACCTAGATACGATTGTGGTTGCCCCACTTCCTAAAAGGAAGAACAACCAGGCCCTACGCGTCAGTTCCCTTCATCAG AGAGCTTGGCTGTTGAAATTATTAGCAATTGAACTTCATGTTGGTGATGTCAATAAATCCACTCACCTAGAAACATCTCGCAGCATCCTTGCGCATCTTTTTGGGCAAGAAACTTTCGAAAATGGATTTGATCACCCCATTTCTCATTTGTCTTCTCCTCAAGATGGTGTTGAGCATGCTGGAGCTCAAACTGTTGGGAAGAGTAAG GTGTTGGAGTTGCTTGAAGTGGTTCAGTTTAGATCCCCGGATACAAACACGAAGCTTTCTGAGATTGTTTCCAATACGAAATATGATTTGTTG GCAGAGGATGTAGTTTGTAATCCTACAACTTCTGGAAAGAGTGGTGTCCATTACTATTCAGAGCGTGGTGATCGATTAATAGATCTTGCCTCATTCCGTGATAAACTTTGGCAG AAATTCAATGCTGTTTATCCCCACTTGAGTAACATTGGCAGTGAAGCAGAGCTGTACGATGCAAAAGAAACAATACAACAGTTGTTGAGATGGGGATGGAAGAACAATAAGAACGTTGAGGAGCAAGCTGCTCAACTTCATATGTTAACTGCCTGGTCGCAACTTGTTGAG ATCTCTGCTTCCCGAAGAATATCATCACTTGGACATCAATCTGAACTTTTGTATCA GATTCTTGTAGCTGCTCTGACTGCTTCTGCTTCTCCAGACTGTTCATTGAAAATGGCATTTTTGTTGTGCCAG GTTGCACTGACATGCATGGCAAAGTTACGAGATGAAAGATTTTTATTTCCTGGTGGCTTTAGTTCTGATAATCAAGCATGTCTTGATATTATCATGGCAAAACAATTACCAAATGCGGCTTGTAATTCAATCCTGTTTAGGCTCATATCGGCAATTCTTAGACAAGAATCATCAGAAGCTTTAAGGAGACG GCAATATGCACTGCTCCTTAGCTATTTTCAGTATTGTCAACATATGCTCGATCCAGATATCCCATCAATAGTTCTGCAATTTTTGTTGCTTGATGAGCAAGAGGGTGAAGATCTGGATCTCCAGAAG ATCAATCAAGAACAAGCCGAACTTGCTCGTGCAAATTTCTCTATTTTAAGAAAAGAAGCTCAATCTGTTTTGGATTTG GTAATAAAAGATGCTACTCATGGAAGTGAACTTGGGAAAACGATTTCACTTTATGTTTTGGATGCAATGATCTGTGTAGATCATGATAGATTTTTCCTGGGCCAACTCCAAAGCAGGGGTTTCCTAAGATCTTGTCTTACAAACATCAGCAGCTTATCTTATCAG GATGGTGTGCATTCTCGAGACTCAATGCAGCGAGCTCAAACTCTGGAGGCTGAGCTTGCTTTGCTTTTGAGAATAAGCCACAATTATGGGAAATCTGGAGCTCAGGTTATCTTCTCAATGGGGGCTTTGGAGCATATTGCTTCATGCAAGGCAGTCAACTTCTTC GGAAGTTTGCGATGGGTTGACACTAGGAATCAAAGAGATGTTTCTGTGGATATCAACAAGCAAAGGATGATCGTAACCCCTATTCTGAGATTGGTGTTTTCTCTATTGTCTCTAGTTGATACATCTGAATTTTATGAG GTGAAGAATAAAGTTGTTCGGGAAGTCATAGATTTTGTCAAGGGACATAGATCACTTTTTGATCATGTTCTTCGGGAAGATGTCTCCCAAGCTGATGAGTTGGTGATGGAGCAGATAAACCTTGTTGTTGGTATACTGAGCAAG GTTTGGCCATATGAAGAGAGTGACGAATCTGGCTTTGTTCAAGGGCTTTTTTGTTTGATGCATGCTCTTTTCTCTGGTGACTGTGAGACTCTGAGTTCTGCTCAATCAGTTCGATCTGTTGAG ACAGAGCTTAACTCATTTCGGATATGCTTCAGCCTCAGCTCATATCTATATTTTCTTGTCACAAAGAAGTCCTTTAGACTGCAG GTCTCAGACATGCCTCCTGACTACAATGCTGCCGTTTCCTTGCAACAGCCGACATTGAGTTTGCTCGGATCTTTTCTCACTTCTTTAACAAATGCTCTTGAAAGAGCTGCTGAGGAAAAATCGTTACTTCTTAATAGG ATTCGAGACATAAATGAAGTATCAAGACAGGAGGTGGATGAAATTATCAATATGTATGCTCGGCAAGTATATGTTTCATCATCTGACAATATACAGAAAAG GAGGTATATTGCGATGGTGGAAATGTGCCACGTTGTCGGGAATAGAGATCAGTTAATAACTATATTACTTCCACTAGTGGAACATGTGCTGAATGTCTTCCTAAGCCATTTTCAGGACAG CTCTTTGGCATCTGATCCTCCTTGCTCTTTCAAGACAATTACATACGGTGCCACCTCCGGCCCAGCACAAGACATATCTTTGTTGTGCGGAAATATTATTTCAACTTTAGAAAGACTCGAGTTACTTAGTGAG GACAAAATAGGCCACAATCTTAAAGTGTTTAGAAGATTAGTGGCTTCCCTCAAGGAAATGACGATCCAGAAGTTGTCCTCCTGA
- the LOC101298927 gene encoding probable receptor-like protein kinase At1g67000-like, which yields MQQTLVSSFCFILLAFSSIVLGKKPNCGKHGPVIKFPFSFKGSHPENPGFLVSCNEKNETILELPIPVKFAIKTVDYKAQKIQLYDPEGCLLAKLLKVHNMSISPFHYSENQMIDITLFNCSSAKRKKPSSWLYSVPCFGYQIYWVYSFDNIEYLPLLSCTKMRNLSSVPYRTAPRELYLEWSEPNCGLCEAQGSTKKGGSGKTLVATGTSLGSFVLVLLAGAAYHAYSSDRKEKQNQLKIESFLEDYRALKPSRYSYSDIKRITDQFKDKLGQGAYGTVYKGKLSSECFVAVKVLTSTKGDGEEFVNEVGTMGHIHHVNVVRLVGFCADGFRRALVYDFLPNGSLQDFISSADNNNSFLGWDKLQDIALGIAKGIEYLHQGCDQRILHFDIKPHNVLLDHNFTPKISDFGLAKLCSKDQSIVSMTTARGTMGYIAPEVFSRNFGNVSYKSDVYSYGMVLLEMVGGRKNISSTTENAPEVYYPEWIYNLLEEGEDLRIHVGEEADAQIAKRLAIVGLWCIQWHPVDRPSMKGVVQMLEGGENLTMPPNPFASQGPAGTSASTPVKRLNLQLEPIAELE from the exons ATGCAGCAAACTCTCGTTTCTTCCTTTTGCTTCATCTTGCTGGCTTTCTCCTCCATAGTCCTTGGTAAAAAACCCAACTGTGGGAAACATGGCCCGGTTATCAAATTCCCATTCAGCTTCAAAGGTAGCCACCCAGAAAATCCTGGGTTTCTTGTGTCCTGCAATGAAAAGAATGAAACCATTCTTGAGCTTCCAATCCCAGTTAAATTTGCAATCAAAACCGTAGACTATAAGGCTCAGAAAATCCAGCTATATGACCCAGAAGGTTGCTTGCTTGCCAAGCTTTTGAAAGTCCACAACATGTCAATCTCTCCCTTCCACTACTCAGAAAACCAAATGATTGATATTACCTTATTCAATTGTTCTTCAGCTAAAAGGAAAAAGCCGTCCTCGTGGCTTTATTCAGTCCCCTGCTTTGGCTACCAAATCTATTGGGTTTATTCTTTCGATAACATTGAGTACTTGCCCCTCCTGTCTTGTACAAAGATGCGTAATCTTTCATCAGTACCATACAGGACTGCACCTCGAGAGCTTTATTTGGAATGGTCTGAACCAAATTGTGGACTATGTGAAGCACAGGGTAGCACGAAGAAAGGAG GTTCGGGGAAAACTTTAGTAGCTACTG GTACATCCCTGGGTTCATTTGTACTCGTACTACTTGCTGGTGCAGCTTATCATGCTTATAGTTCTGATAGAAAGGAGAAACAGAATCAATTAAAAATTGAAAGCTTTTTAGAGGATTACAGAGCTCTCAAACCAAGCAGATACTCTTATTCAGACATCAAGAGGATTACAGATCAGTTCAAGGACAAATTAGGCCAAGGGGCATATGGGACTGTTTATAAGGGAAAGCTTTCTTCTGAATGTTTTGTTGCCGTGAAAGTCCTCACTAGTACTAAAGGAGATGGGGAAGAGTTTGTTAATGAAGTGGGAACAATGGGTCATATCCATCATGTCAATGTGGTTCGCTTGGTCGGATTCTGTGCTGATGGGTTTAGAAGAGCTCTTGTTTATGACTTCTTACCTAATGGTTCACTGCAAGATTTCATTTCATCAGCAGACAATAACAATTCTTTCCTTGGTTGGGATAAGTTGCAAGATATTGCTCTAGGCATAGCCAAAGGAATTGAATATCTGCACCAGGGGTGCGATCAACGAATCCTCCATTTTGATATCAAACCCCACAATGTTCTGCTTGACCATAACTTCACCCCAAAGATTTCTGATTTTGGTTTGGCCAAGTTATGTTCCAAGGATCAGAGTATAGTGTCAATGACTACAGCTAGGGGAACAATGGGGTACATTGCACCTGAAGTGTTCTCCAGGAACTTCGGGAATGTGTCCTATAAGTCAGATGTGTATAGTTATGGAATGGTACTGCTCGAGATGGTAGGAGGAAGAAAGAACATCAGTTCAACCACAGAGAACGCACCTGAAGTTTACTACCCAGAATGGATCTATAATCTACTAGAAGAAGGTGAAGACCTCCGAATCCATGTTGGGGAAGAAGCAGATGCTCAAATTGCGAAGAGACTTGCGATTGTGGGTCTCTGGTGCATCCAATGGCACCCGGTTGATCGTCCCTCTATGAAAGGGGTGGTTCAGATGTTGGAAGGAGGAGAAAACTTGACTATGCCTCCAAATCCTTTTGCCTCTCAAGGTCCTGCAGGAACAAGTGCAAGCACACCTGTCAAAAGATTAAACCTTCAACTGGAACCAATTGCTGAGTTAGAGTGA